One window from the genome of Gimesia aquarii encodes:
- a CDS encoding efflux RND transporter permease subunit has protein sequence MNLIHAIVHNPVKVTVGVLMTVLFGLVALIRMPMQLTPEVQRPTITVETRWPGASPQEVEREIVLEQEEQLKSVEGITKLSSESADSKGSITLEFLVGTNMDEALLKVNSRLQQVPEYPEDADQPIISTSNAADRPIAWFILSSRLPSVEKLAEFETSHPEIKEELEVIRTTPNPGLAMLRLRLLAEEHPEVRGGLLPSQDLEVTKLRRFAEDEIEARFERVSGVSQSNVLGGLEDELQVVVDSEQLAARQLTIADIRAVLRGQNADTSAGDFWEGKRRWVVRTIGQFRDVEEVENQLLAIRNGAPVYVRDVAAVRLGYKKPAGLVRRFGESSIAINCVRETGANVLDIMDGLRAATKDLDENILKPRGLQLVQVYDETDYIYSSIDLVQNNIFIGGALTMIVLMSFLHLGVRTLLFVPFILLTAVAAMFISPWFFVISLALIVGAGFWFARGALVVGLAIPTSIIGTFLILGALGRSLNVISLAGLAFAVGMLVDNAVVVLENIFRRYSLGESPFRAAIKGTQEVWGAVLASTLTTIAVFLPVVFIQEEAGQLFRDIALAISAAVGLSLLVSMTLISTASARLLKKREGQEIEDEHISHRDEIPSEKPNPKGKLHRVLIGPIEAGGAAFVRMIVGVNHWIQRGFIRRLLVVGLLVGAAVGISWQLWPKVEYLPTGNRNLIFAILLPPPGYNLNQLMELGETVENDLRPYWDIDPTSEEAKKLDYPVIGDFFFVARGRQVFMGIRAYDSQRVGELIPLVQKAGMKLPGTFAVAKQSSLFERGLTGGRTIEVEIIGPDLKKLVGMGGQILGQVKHIMPAAQVRPIPSLDLSSPEIHIQPKLVQAAEMGVSSADLGYTANALIDGAFAGDYYLGGDKIDLTIVGRSKHVQNTQDVKALSVATPMGSLVPLEALASVEITSGPEQINHRERQRAITIEVSPPEEMALEDAMGQIQSKIVQPLRENGQLVGGYRIILSGTADKLRDTWAALEFNVMLALLITYLLMAALFESWLYPLVIIFSVPLGAVGGIVGLSILNLFTLQTLDVLTMLGFVILIGTVVNNPILIIHQSLNHIKEDDMSPREAILESIRTRIRPIFMTTTTTVLGLLPLVLFPGSGSELYRGLGSVVLGGLIVSSLFTLVLVPTLFSLTMDAKKWGVNLLRPSLVKQTKSNHSLSEEVELSTQENATI, from the coding sequence CGTTTGCAGCAGGTACCAGAATATCCTGAAGATGCAGACCAACCCATTATCAGCACTTCGAACGCTGCAGATCGTCCGATTGCCTGGTTTATTCTCAGTAGTCGTTTACCGTCAGTTGAAAAATTAGCTGAGTTTGAGACTTCACATCCTGAGATTAAGGAAGAACTGGAAGTCATTCGTACGACTCCTAATCCAGGCTTAGCTATGTTGCGATTGAGACTATTAGCCGAAGAACATCCTGAAGTCAGAGGGGGACTATTGCCCTCTCAAGATCTGGAAGTCACAAAATTACGTCGCTTTGCAGAAGATGAAATCGAAGCTCGATTTGAACGTGTCTCGGGAGTTTCTCAGTCTAATGTATTAGGTGGTCTGGAAGATGAACTTCAAGTAGTAGTGGATTCAGAACAACTGGCAGCACGGCAATTAACGATAGCAGATATTCGTGCTGTGTTACGAGGACAAAATGCAGATACATCAGCTGGAGATTTTTGGGAGGGAAAACGACGGTGGGTTGTTCGGACGATTGGCCAGTTTCGTGATGTAGAAGAAGTTGAAAATCAGTTATTGGCGATTCGCAATGGTGCTCCCGTTTATGTCAGAGATGTTGCAGCAGTTCGCTTGGGATATAAAAAACCCGCTGGTCTTGTGCGGCGTTTTGGTGAATCCAGTATCGCAATTAACTGCGTCCGCGAAACCGGAGCCAATGTTCTGGATATCATGGATGGTTTGCGAGCAGCTACGAAAGACCTCGATGAAAACATTCTAAAGCCACGCGGATTACAGCTCGTTCAAGTTTATGATGAAACGGATTATATTTATTCCTCTATCGATTTGGTACAGAATAACATTTTCATCGGCGGGGCGTTAACTATGATTGTGTTGATGTCTTTTTTGCATTTGGGTGTCCGGACTCTACTCTTCGTGCCATTTATTCTTCTCACAGCTGTCGCTGCGATGTTCATCTCTCCCTGGTTCTTTGTGATCAGTTTAGCATTGATTGTGGGAGCGGGGTTCTGGTTTGCCCGTGGGGCTTTGGTGGTTGGGTTGGCAATTCCAACAAGTATCATTGGCACATTTCTGATTCTGGGGGCATTGGGACGTTCTTTGAACGTCATCAGTCTAGCTGGGTTGGCATTTGCTGTTGGGATGTTGGTTGATAATGCCGTGGTAGTTTTGGAAAATATTTTCCGCAGATATTCTTTGGGAGAATCCCCATTCCGGGCTGCTATTAAAGGGACTCAAGAAGTTTGGGGCGCAGTTCTTGCATCAACACTCACAACCATTGCAGTTTTTCTTCCAGTTGTCTTCATACAAGAGGAAGCAGGCCAATTATTTAGAGATATTGCGCTCGCAATCAGTGCTGCCGTCGGTCTTTCATTATTAGTTTCAATGACGTTGATTTCCACTGCGTCCGCTCGCTTGCTCAAGAAGAGGGAAGGCCAAGAAATTGAAGACGAACACATTTCGCATCGGGATGAGATACCGTCTGAAAAACCGAATCCAAAAGGTAAATTACATAGAGTCCTGATTGGACCAATTGAAGCCGGAGGAGCTGCGTTTGTAAGAATGATTGTGGGAGTGAATCACTGGATTCAGCGTGGTTTTATTCGTCGGTTACTTGTTGTTGGCTTACTTGTTGGTGCTGCAGTAGGTATCAGTTGGCAGTTGTGGCCTAAAGTTGAGTATCTGCCAACAGGGAATCGAAATTTAATTTTCGCCATTTTGCTGCCACCTCCCGGATATAACCTCAACCAACTGATGGAGCTGGGAGAGACCGTTGAAAACGATTTGCGACCTTACTGGGATATCGATCCTACCAGCGAGGAAGCCAAAAAACTGGATTATCCTGTGATTGGGGATTTCTTTTTTGTTGCACGAGGGCGTCAGGTCTTTATGGGGATTCGTGCTTATGATTCACAGCGCGTGGGAGAGTTGATTCCTCTAGTCCAAAAGGCAGGTATGAAATTGCCGGGGACATTCGCAGTCGCGAAACAATCCAGTCTGTTTGAAAGAGGACTCACGGGAGGTCGTACTATTGAAGTTGAGATTATTGGCCCTGATTTAAAAAAACTGGTGGGTATGGGGGGGCAGATTCTGGGACAAGTAAAACATATCATGCCGGCTGCTCAAGTACGTCCTATTCCCAGCCTTGATCTTTCGAGTCCAGAAATTCATATCCAACCCAAACTGGTTCAAGCAGCCGAAATGGGAGTCAGTAGTGCTGATTTGGGATATACGGCGAATGCCTTGATTGATGGTGCTTTTGCTGGAGATTATTACCTCGGAGGAGATAAAATTGATCTGACGATTGTGGGTAGATCGAAACACGTCCAGAATACGCAAGATGTCAAAGCCTTATCGGTGGCGACTCCCATGGGATCACTCGTGCCATTAGAAGCCTTAGCAAGCGTGGAAATTACAAGTGGTCCGGAACAAATCAATCACCGAGAGCGTCAGCGTGCGATTACCATTGAAGTGTCACCACCAGAAGAGATGGCACTCGAAGATGCCATGGGGCAGATTCAGTCGAAAATTGTACAGCCATTGCGAGAGAACGGACAATTGGTAGGGGGGTATCGCATTATCTTGTCAGGAACCGCTGACAAATTACGGGATACATGGGCTGCACTGGAGTTCAATGTGATGCTTGCTTTATTGATTACTTACCTTTTGATGGCAGCGTTGTTTGAATCATGGCTCTATCCATTAGTGATTATTTTCAGTGTCCCACTAGGTGCTGTCGGTGGAATCGTAGGACTGAGTATTCTTAATTTGTTTACACTCCAGACTCTGGATGTACTCACAATGTTGGGCTTTGTGATTTTAATTGGAACCGTGGTAAATAACCCGATATTAATTATTCACCAATCTTTAAATCACATCAAAGAAGACGACATGTCACCCCGTGAAGCAATTCTGGAAAGTATTCGTACCCGAATCAGGCCTATTTTTATGACGACAACAACAACCGTATTGGGGTTGTTACCACTGGTTTTATTTCCTGGTTCAGGAAGTGAATTGTATCGTGGTTTGGGAAGTGTTGTTTTGGGAGGGCTGATTGTTTCGTCGCTATTTACACTAGTACTCGTTCCGACGTTGTTTAGCTTGACAATGGATGCTAAGAAGTGGGGCGTGAATCTCTTGCGGCCAAGTTTAGTGAAACAGACGAAATCAAATCATTCTCTGTCAGAAGAAGTGGAATTATCTACTCAGGAAAATGCGACGATTTAA
- a CDS encoding DUF481 domain-containing protein — protein MGSTSFLYQTNYLKHFFLIHLVYILSSPGVAFSDHATGIETLYLKDGQQFSGESIGFEDGNILFRLPDGEVYPVLLGLVDRLEFGSGNLDSKSPVQEEKLLVNNESGEFPLLPPPLITAEPEPLGIPPAPDSELIEETPFDTIEEYVDTGWEYVEVWTKRLELGGTFLAGNTDRDYVTTGLYLEKSDNDNLFEFEIGGRWGQSNGVRDANRWYGNATMDVARTTNWIVFVSNRNTYDEFENLDWRGTLSTGLGYRFVNEGDKRLILRIGPGGTHEIYTDPKLSRTTFDMFVEVEFHWPLSDHAKLEHKQTWTPSMDTAQILRVTTESGLLFKLDNKDRWNLKLGLLQTYNSFPSAGRKKSDYTGSVSLVYTRK, from the coding sequence ATGGGCAGTACTAGCTTCCTTTATCAAACCAATTATCTGAAACACTTCTTTCTGATTCATCTTGTATATATCCTGAGCAGTCCTGGAGTTGCTTTCAGTGATCATGCTACAGGGATAGAGACACTCTATCTTAAAGATGGGCAACAATTTTCAGGTGAAAGTATCGGTTTTGAAGACGGAAATATTCTATTCAGATTGCCCGATGGCGAGGTTTATCCGGTCTTATTGGGATTAGTAGATCGTCTTGAATTTGGCTCTGGAAACTTGGACTCTAAATCGCCTGTTCAAGAGGAAAAACTCCTGGTCAATAACGAAAGTGGCGAGTTTCCTCTGTTGCCGCCACCGCTAATCACTGCAGAACCGGAACCATTAGGTATTCCTCCCGCACCAGATTCAGAACTAATTGAAGAGACGCCCTTCGATACGATCGAAGAATATGTTGATACAGGATGGGAATATGTAGAGGTCTGGACCAAGCGTTTGGAACTGGGAGGAACATTTCTTGCGGGAAATACAGACCGTGATTATGTCACAACAGGTCTTTATCTAGAAAAATCTGACAACGACAACTTATTTGAATTTGAAATCGGCGGACGTTGGGGGCAGTCTAATGGAGTTCGGGACGCCAATCGTTGGTATGGTAACGCTACAATGGATGTCGCCCGTACCACCAACTGGATTGTGTTTGTCTCAAACAGAAATACTTATGATGAATTTGAAAATCTTGATTGGCGAGGAACACTCTCGACAGGTTTGGGGTATCGATTCGTTAACGAAGGGGACAAACGGTTAATTCTACGTATTGGTCCTGGTGGAACACACGAAATTTATACTGATCCCAAGTTAAGCAGAACCACATTCGACATGTTTGTGGAAGTTGAATTCCACTGGCCGCTTTCAGATCATGCAAAACTGGAACACAAACAAACCTGGACTCCCAGTATGGATACTGCTCAGATACTGCGTGTGACGACAGAATCAGGGTTGCTTTTCAAGTTGGATAATAAAGATCGCTGGAACCTGAAACTAGGACTTTTACAGACATATAACTCTTTTCCTAGTGCAGGTCGTAAGAAAAGTGATTACACAGGTAGCGTTTCACTTGTCTACACTCGCAAATAG
- a CDS encoding M20/M25/M40 family metallo-hydrolase, with translation MSVLNTKRVLKKLIAEIYFLGLMVFYVVFLQSPALVLGETPAKTTKSNVRSNLNTESNQRMLDAIKYLASDELEGRGVKTRGINLAADYIEKEFKAAGLNVQSVNDSAFQKFTINTGSKLGTLNQLALVGPDGKTIPLKYDKDFRSCSFGGSGKFDAELVFCGYGIDAKDVKYSDYAGIDVKDKVAIILRRTPQQGDKKSPFAGAHGISRYAALRYKVSTAFGKGAKAILFVNDSYSTEENKKEAQELEEDAIEELITATENWEQSNKDKRMEADRELKKALHEVQQARKRLKNGAFDVLMKFGYAGSGDGRSIPIAHITIETCNQLFKDAGKPTLQELEAKIDANLKPESFALPQWKAKGEIQVKQIRTEVKNVIGVLDGKGPFADETVVIGAHYDHVGYGGEGSLAPGSTDVHNGADDNASGTVALIELARRLAARKTPLPRRVVFIAFTGEERGLIGSAHYVKNPTFDIKNTVAMLNMDMVGRLTNDKLTVFGTGTAPRWKKLVEETAKEYDLKLSLKPEGFGPSDHSSFYGKQIPVLHLFTGTHSDYHRPSDDWNKINIPGMQRIVGFLEEITVATAENPDRPKYVKIERPATNMRSGNRPYFGSIPDFGGEGPGYHISGASPGSPADKAGLKAGDAIIKMGKTKIGGLDDFDLALRMFSPGDQVEVTVMRDGKRVKLTVKLAKPK, from the coding sequence ATGTCTGTTCTGAACACAAAACGCGTATTAAAAAAACTAATTGCAGAAATCTATTTCTTGGGACTAATGGTCTTTTACGTAGTTTTTTTGCAAAGTCCTGCACTGGTGCTGGGAGAAACACCAGCGAAAACGACCAAGTCAAATGTGAGATCAAACCTGAATACAGAGAGCAACCAGCGAATGCTGGATGCAATTAAATATCTGGCATCTGATGAATTGGAAGGTCGTGGTGTTAAGACTCGGGGAATCAACTTAGCTGCAGATTATATTGAGAAAGAATTCAAGGCAGCCGGACTGAATGTACAATCAGTCAATGATAGCGCGTTTCAGAAATTCACGATCAACACTGGCAGCAAATTGGGAACTTTAAATCAACTTGCACTGGTAGGTCCTGATGGAAAAACAATCCCACTGAAATATGATAAAGATTTTCGCTCCTGCTCATTCGGAGGCTCTGGGAAATTTGATGCAGAGCTTGTCTTTTGTGGATATGGCATTGATGCGAAAGATGTCAAATATAGCGACTACGCAGGCATTGATGTCAAAGATAAAGTTGCCATCATCCTGAGACGGACACCACAACAAGGAGATAAAAAAAGTCCCTTTGCCGGCGCACATGGAATTTCACGCTATGCGGCCCTGCGATATAAAGTGAGTACGGCCTTTGGGAAAGGCGCCAAAGCAATTTTATTCGTGAATGATTCCTATTCAACTGAGGAAAACAAAAAAGAAGCACAGGAACTTGAAGAAGATGCTATCGAGGAACTTATCACTGCCACAGAAAACTGGGAACAATCAAACAAAGACAAAAGAATGGAAGCCGACCGTGAACTAAAAAAAGCACTGCATGAAGTTCAACAAGCACGCAAGCGATTGAAAAACGGAGCATTCGATGTGCTAATGAAATTTGGATATGCTGGCAGTGGAGATGGTCGTTCAATTCCGATTGCACATATCACTATCGAAACATGTAATCAACTTTTTAAGGACGCTGGTAAACCAACACTTCAAGAATTGGAAGCCAAGATCGACGCCAATCTTAAGCCCGAAAGCTTTGCCTTGCCTCAATGGAAAGCAAAAGGAGAAATTCAAGTTAAACAGATTCGTACGGAAGTCAAAAACGTAATTGGTGTCCTGGACGGAAAAGGACCTTTTGCAGATGAAACGGTCGTGATTGGAGCACACTATGATCATGTAGGTTATGGAGGCGAAGGTTCATTGGCTCCCGGTTCGACTGACGTACATAATGGTGCCGATGACAACGCATCCGGAACGGTCGCACTCATTGAGCTGGCTCGAAGACTGGCCGCTCGAAAAACACCTTTGCCACGCCGCGTCGTATTTATTGCATTTACCGGAGAGGAACGGGGGCTAATTGGATCTGCCCACTATGTAAAGAATCCGACATTTGATATTAAAAACACAGTCGCTATGCTCAATATGGATATGGTAGGACGACTGACAAATGACAAGCTCACCGTATTTGGAACAGGAACAGCACCTCGCTGGAAAAAATTGGTCGAAGAAACCGCGAAAGAATATGATTTAAAACTTTCGCTGAAACCAGAGGGATTTGGCCCCAGCGATCATAGTTCCTTTTACGGGAAACAAATCCCCGTATTACACCTCTTCACAGGAACACACAGCGATTATCACCGTCCTTCTGATGATTGGAACAAAATTAATATTCCTGGTATGCAACGCATCGTCGGATTTTTGGAGGAAATCACTGTTGCGACTGCTGAGAACCCTGATCGTCCCAAATATGTCAAAATTGAACGGCCTGCTACCAACATGCGTTCTGGAAATCGGCCTTACTTTGGCAGTATCCCTGACTTCGGGGGCGAGGGTCCTGGTTATCACATTTCCGGCGCTTCTCCCGGCAGTCCTGCCGACAAAGCAGGACTCAAAGCTGGTGATGCCATCATCAAGATGGGAAAGACAAAAATTGGAGGTCTCGATGATTTCGATCTAGCCTTGAGAATGTTTTCCCCCGGCGATCAGGTCGAAGTCACTGTGATGCGTGACGGGAAACGGGTCAAGTTGACTGTCAAACTGGCTAAGCCTAAATAA
- a CDS encoding AMP-binding protein, with translation MDLPVDILNVFIELGLTSAEAQSLVNTLKNISIKEDTEIWQQLTIQVLTPEIPFSIHRYLYQLVFQKRIEQGLPAPAWFPGDSELSHSHLALWLRDLDLCSMEELHEWSIQNREAFTRKLIESLRIQFIQQPDQIINLCAGVENVDWLTEAKLNIVESCFRDKSEQAAIIFQKQNREIQHLSYQELKNLTARVANGLKEVGVHPGKRVAVMMPMTPESVAIFLGIIAAGCVVVTIADSFSAEEMEVRLKMTEPCLIFIQDVISRNGKQLPLYSKLGLNRKLSAVVLPEGESLQISLRSIDRQWINFLSNNTELSYVARNPNDDTTILFSSGTTGSPKGIPWDQTTPIKSAGDGFLHHDIHTGDVVCWPTNLGWMMGPWLVYASLINDAAIALTDAVPTSREFCEFVQNANVTMLGLVPSIVSVWRNQDCVSGLDWSQIKVFSSTGECSNPDDMLWLMSRAGYRPVIEYCGGTETGGGYITGTVLKPGVPGFFSCPAVGFSWLLLDESGNKTTNGEVFFEPPVIGLSTRLINRNHHEVYFADITPGPEQQVLRRHGDQIEALPCGYYRAQGRIDDAMNLGGIKVSSVQIEELLSQIKEVVEVAAIAVPPKGGGPSQLVIFVVINAGTELVVDQLLKEMQQLIRMQLNPLFKIHAVREIAQLPRTASNKVMRRKLRDLYQGADT, from the coding sequence ATGGATCTCCCCGTCGATATATTAAATGTATTTATTGAGCTTGGACTGACTTCTGCCGAAGCACAGAGTCTGGTAAATACACTCAAAAACATTTCTATTAAAGAAGATACTGAGATCTGGCAGCAACTGACAATACAAGTTCTTACACCAGAGATCCCATTTTCAATACATCGTTACTTATATCAACTAGTCTTTCAGAAGCGAATTGAACAAGGGCTTCCCGCTCCGGCTTGGTTTCCCGGGGATTCTGAATTGTCTCATTCACATCTGGCCCTATGGTTGCGTGATTTAGATTTGTGCAGCATGGAAGAGTTACACGAATGGTCAATTCAGAATCGAGAGGCATTTACCCGGAAACTAATTGAATCGCTTCGCATTCAATTCATTCAACAGCCAGACCAAATCATAAATCTATGTGCTGGTGTCGAAAATGTAGATTGGCTGACTGAAGCAAAGTTGAATATTGTCGAAAGTTGTTTTAGAGACAAATCAGAGCAGGCAGCAATTATTTTTCAGAAACAGAATCGGGAAATACAACATCTCAGCTACCAGGAATTGAAAAACCTGACTGCTCGGGTAGCCAATGGACTGAAGGAGGTCGGAGTCCATCCTGGAAAACGAGTGGCGGTGATGATGCCGATGACGCCTGAATCGGTTGCGATATTTTTGGGAATCATCGCGGCTGGTTGTGTTGTCGTGACGATTGCCGACAGCTTTTCAGCCGAGGAAATGGAAGTGCGGCTCAAGATGACTGAGCCCTGTCTCATCTTTATACAAGATGTGATATCTCGTAACGGTAAACAGCTCCCACTTTATTCTAAGTTAGGACTCAATAGAAAATTATCGGCAGTTGTACTGCCGGAGGGGGAGTCTCTACAGATTTCACTGAGATCCATTGATCGACAATGGATTAATTTTTTGTCCAATAACACAGAGTTATCGTACGTTGCTCGAAATCCAAATGATGATACAACGATTCTATTTTCCTCAGGAACAACGGGTAGTCCTAAAGGGATTCCCTGGGATCAAACTACGCCGATCAAGTCAGCAGGAGATGGATTTCTGCATCATGATATTCATACCGGTGATGTCGTTTGCTGGCCGACGAATTTGGGTTGGATGATGGGGCCCTGGCTAGTCTATGCTTCATTAATTAATGACGCGGCAATTGCTCTGACTGATGCAGTTCCAACGAGTCGCGAGTTTTGTGAATTTGTACAGAATGCGAACGTGACCATGTTAGGATTGGTTCCCAGCATTGTTTCTGTCTGGCGTAATCAGGATTGTGTATCAGGCCTTGATTGGTCTCAGATAAAGGTTTTCAGTTCGACGGGAGAATGTTCCAACCCCGATGATATGTTATGGCTGATGTCCCGCGCCGGTTATCGTCCGGTGATTGAATATTGTGGTGGTACAGAAACAGGAGGGGGCTATATAACCGGCACGGTTTTAAAACCTGGAGTTCCTGGATTCTTCTCTTGTCCTGCTGTTGGTTTTTCCTGGTTGTTGTTAGACGAATCTGGGAATAAAACGACAAACGGAGAAGTTTTCTTTGAACCTCCTGTCATTGGATTATCTACACGTCTGATCAATCGCAATCATCATGAAGTCTACTTTGCCGATATCACGCCTGGACCAGAGCAGCAAGTTCTTCGAAGGCACGGTGATCAGATCGAAGCGCTACCATGTGGTTATTATCGGGCACAGGGACGCATTGACGATGCGATGAATTTAGGGGGTATCAAAGTCAGCTCCGTGCAAATTGAAGAACTTCTAAGTCAAATAAAAGAAGTTGTCGAGGTTGCGGCTATCGCTGTTCCACCGAAGGGCGGTGGTCCAAGCCAGTTAGTCATATTTGTAGTGATCAATGCAGGAACGGAATTGGTTGTAGATCAGTTACTGAAAGAAATGCAGCAGTTAATTCGCATGCAACTTAACCCGCTATTTAAAATTCATGCGGTACGTGAGATTGCACAATTGCCGCGAACCGCATCCAATAAAGTGATGCGTCGGAAGTTAAGAGATTTATATCAGGGTGCAGATACATGA
- a CDS encoding acetyl-CoA C-acetyltransferase, translating into MSQPGQNRVAVLSAVRTPIGTFNGAFKDLSAVQLGTVAAKEVLNRTGLSGDQIDEVFLGQVFTAGCGMNPARQVAIHAGLPYNVPATTVNMVCGSGLKSVALGMQAILCGKSRVVMAGGMESMSNTPYLLRGARTGFKMGNQQLVDSMIQDALWDAFYDCHMGITAENLAEEYEIAREKQDRYAVQSQQRYQAALVDGKFEDEIVGVSVPKRKAGPEMITVDEHPRKETNYETISGLRPSFKSEGTVTAANASGVNDGAAVLLIADESFVKERSLKPLAWIRAFSNVGLDPQFMGMGPVYAIQQLLKEEKLNLSEIDLLEINEAFAAQTLAVGKTLDWNGDRVNVNGGAIALGHPLGASGARIAVTLLHEMHKRKSQRGIASLCIGGGMGIAMLFESAGT; encoded by the coding sequence ATGAGTCAGCCAGGACAAAATAGAGTTGCCGTTTTAAGTGCAGTTAGAACGCCCATTGGTACATTTAACGGTGCATTCAAAGATCTATCTGCAGTACAACTAGGTACGGTAGCCGCCAAAGAAGTGCTCAATCGGACTGGCCTGTCTGGAGATCAAATTGATGAAGTTTTTCTGGGGCAAGTCTTTACTGCTGGATGTGGAATGAATCCGGCGCGTCAGGTGGCCATTCATGCCGGACTACCATATAACGTCCCGGCAACGACTGTAAATATGGTATGTGGTTCGGGTTTAAAATCAGTGGCGCTGGGAATGCAAGCGATTTTGTGTGGTAAATCCCGAGTCGTGATGGCAGGAGGCATGGAGAGTATGAGCAATACACCCTATCTTCTTCGAGGTGCACGTACCGGGTTCAAAATGGGAAATCAGCAATTAGTTGATTCTATGATCCAAGATGCTTTGTGGGATGCATTTTATGATTGTCATATGGGGATCACGGCTGAGAATTTAGCTGAGGAATATGAAATAGCGCGTGAGAAACAGGATCGCTATGCCGTTCAAAGTCAGCAACGATACCAGGCCGCGTTAGTTGATGGAAAATTTGAGGATGAGATTGTGGGCGTTTCTGTTCCTAAAAGGAAAGCAGGGCCAGAAATGATTACAGTTGATGAACATCCACGTAAAGAAACAAATTATGAAACGATTTCGGGTTTACGTCCTTCATTTAAATCAGAGGGAACGGTGACCGCCGCGAATGCCTCTGGTGTGAATGATGGCGCGGCCGTATTACTGATTGCGGATGAAAGTTTCGTGAAAGAACGAAGCTTGAAACCGCTGGCTTGGATTCGTGCATTTTCAAATGTAGGCCTTGATCCTCAATTTATGGGTATGGGACCTGTGTATGCGATACAGCAATTGTTGAAAGAGGAAAAACTCAATTTATCTGAAATTGACTTGCTGGAGATCAACGAAGCGTTTGCTGCACAAACTCTCGCTGTAGGAAAAACGCTTGATTGGAATGGTGATCGTGTGAATGTGAATGGCGGGGCGATTGCATTAGGGCATCCGCTGGGGGCCAGTGGGGCTCGGATCGCGGTGACCTTGCTTCATGAAATGCATAAACGGAAATCGCAGCGCGGTATCGCTTCTCTTTGTATTGGAGGTGGGATGGGTATTGCGATGTTATTTGAGTCGGCAGGAACTTAG
- a CDS encoding 3-hydroxyacyl-CoA dehydrogenase family protein encodes MHEIGILGAGLIGASWASFFAAKGLKVRIYDVNSEVKENALQIANDNLQRLVNLKMLTSKAAKTGQQNLQTVASVKALLTDVDYVQESVIEDYAIKADVYREFEQYAPETSILASSSSGLLMTRMQSVMKHPARALIAHPFNPPHLIPLVELVPGEQTANSIVDSVKTFFVQLGKHPVVLNKEVPGHIANRLAAAIWRESLALLDEGVASAEDIDAALCQGPGLRWAMMGQHLIYELGGGEGGYQKFFDTIGASFEEYWKDMQDWTTIPEAVKQKAVAGTQAYLEQKNRSEWTAWRDQKLAKIQQVLSEE; translated from the coding sequence ATGCACGAAATTGGAATTCTGGGTGCAGGATTAATTGGCGCGAGTTGGGCCTCTTTTTTTGCCGCGAAAGGTCTCAAGGTCCGTATCTACGACGTAAATTCGGAAGTGAAAGAAAATGCACTTCAAATTGCCAATGATAATCTGCAACGTCTTGTCAATCTGAAGATGTTGACGTCGAAAGCGGCAAAAACAGGTCAACAAAATCTGCAAACAGTAGCTTCAGTGAAAGCATTGTTGACTGATGTGGACTACGTTCAGGAATCCGTGATTGAAGATTATGCGATTAAGGCCGATGTCTACCGTGAATTCGAACAATATGCTCCAGAAACTTCAATCCTGGCCAGTAGCTCTTCAGGCCTTTTAATGACACGTATGCAGTCGGTGATGAAGCACCCTGCTCGTGCGTTAATTGCACACCCCTTTAACCCTCCGCATCTGATTCCACTTGTCGAGTTGGTCCCCGGTGAACAGACCGCGAATTCTATTGTTGATTCAGTCAAAACATTTTTTGTTCAATTGGGTAAACATCCGGTTGTTTTGAACAAAGAAGTTCCGGGACACATTGCCAATCGTTTGGCGGCGGCTATCTGGAGGGAGTCTCTAGCATTACTGGATGAGGGGGTTGCAAGTGCCGAAGACATCGATGCGGCATTGTGTCAGGGACCAGGCCTGAGATGGGCAATGATGGGGCAGCATCTAATCTATGAACTCGGTGGTGGTGAAGGTGGCTATCAGAAATTTTTCGATACAATTGGTGCTTCATTCGAAGAGTACTGGAAAGATATGCAAGACTGGACAACGATTCCCGAAGCAGTGAAACAAAAAGCAGTCGCAGGAACGCAAGCATATCTCGAACAGAAAAACCGTAGCGAATGGACGGCCTGGAGAGACCAGAAGCTGGCCAAAATTCAACAAGTGTTAAGTGAGGAGTAA